A genome region from Paludibacterium sp. B53371 includes the following:
- a CDS encoding 2Fe-2S iron-sulfur cluster-binding protein, producing the protein MPQLSFRTESGEILLDIFAQPGTLLLDVARANEVPLHWRCGQGTCGTCRVRVVHAHQPGMVSITPKERNVLVRHGCLPASALASLNVPDQADSWRLACHLPLDDRDWIVIVPSPA; encoded by the coding sequence ATGCCGCAACTGAGTTTTCGCACCGAATCCGGTGAGATCTTGCTGGATATCTTTGCCCAACCGGGCACGCTGTTACTGGATGTGGCGCGCGCCAACGAAGTGCCGCTGCACTGGCGCTGCGGCCAGGGAACTTGTGGTACCTGCCGGGTGCGTGTCGTGCACGCTCATCAGCCCGGTATGGTGTCGATCACCCCCAAGGAAAGAAATGTACTGGTGCGCCATGGCTGTCTGCCCGCCAGTGCGCTGGCCTCGCTGAATGTGCCTGATCAGGCCGACAGCTGGCGCCTGGCCTGTCATCTGCCTCTGGATGACAGGGACTGGATCGTGATTGTTCCTTCGCCCGCCTGA
- a CDS encoding DNA-deoxyinosine glycosylase, translating to MDRCFPPRVNADTRVLLLGSLPGKASLAAGRYYAHPRNQFWRLLGDLLELPLISLPYEARIDQLLAAGIGLWDVVGAAVRKGSLDADLRQVQYNDLTSLLDQLPALVAVGFNGQTAARAMPVLAASGLALLALPSSSPAYTLSYDKKLAQWCEIRRYL from the coding sequence GTGGATCGCTGTTTTCCACCCCGGGTCAATGCTGATACGCGCGTGCTGCTGCTGGGGTCGCTGCCCGGCAAGGCCTCTCTGGCTGCCGGGCGCTATTATGCCCACCCGCGCAATCAGTTCTGGCGTCTGTTGGGCGATCTCCTCGAGCTGCCGCTGATCTCCCTGCCTTATGAAGCGCGTATCGACCAGCTGCTGGCTGCCGGCATCGGGTTGTGGGATGTGGTGGGGGCAGCGGTGCGCAAGGGCAGTCTGGATGCCGATCTGCGCCAGGTGCAGTACAACGATCTGACGAGTTTGCTGGATCAACTGCCTGCGCTGGTGGCCGTTGGTTTCAATGGCCAAACCGCGGCGCGGGCGATGCCCGTGCTGGCGGCCAGCGGCCTTGCCTTGCTGGCCTTGCCGTCTTCCAGTCCGGCCTACACGCTTTCCTATGACAAGAAACTTGCCCAATGGTGTGAAATTAGGCGATATTTGTAG
- the rnhB gene encoding ribonuclease HII, with amino-acid sequence MICGVDEAGRGPLAGAVFAAAVILDPARPIDGLADSKVLSEARREALALQIRQQALCWSIASASVEEIDRLNILQATMLAMSRAVAGLTQQPDKVLIDGNRVPKQLTLPAEAIVKGDALVAEISAASILAKTARDAELIELDVRWPDYGFARHKGYPTPEHLAAIAAHGVLPVHRKTFGPVRKMLGLQQGELF; translated from the coding sequence CTGATTTGTGGTGTGGATGAGGCCGGTCGTGGCCCGCTGGCCGGCGCAGTGTTTGCTGCCGCCGTGATCCTGGATCCGGCCAGACCGATCGACGGCCTGGCCGATTCCAAGGTGCTGAGTGAGGCGCGCCGCGAGGCGCTGGCCTTGCAGATCCGCCAGCAGGCGCTGTGCTGGAGTATTGCCAGCGCCTCGGTCGAAGAAATCGATCGTCTCAATATTCTGCAAGCCACCATGTTGGCGATGAGCAGGGCCGTGGCCGGGCTGACGCAGCAGCCGGACAAGGTGCTGATCGACGGCAACCGGGTGCCCAAGCAACTGACCCTGCCGGCCGAGGCCATCGTCAAGGGGGATGCCCTGGTGGCGGAAATCTCCGCGGCCTCCATCCTGGCCAAAACCGCCCGAGATGCCGAGTTGATCGAGCTGGACGTGCGCTGGCCGGACTACGGCTTTGCCCGCCACAAGGGCTATCCCACCCCCGAGCACCTCGCGGCCATCGCCGCGCATGGTGTACTGCCCGTCCATCGCAAGACATTTGGCCCCGTGCGCAAGATGCTCGGTCTGCAGCAGGGCGAACTGTTCTGA
- the lpxB gene encoding lipid-A-disaccharide synthase has translation MPEITHNYEKTLRVAMVAGEASGDQLGAQLMEAMIRRYPRIEFFGIGGPQMEARGMRSMVPQERLAVMGYADVLKRLPELLRIRRDLRNFLIKSRPDVFVGIDAPDFNLALETKLKQAGIPTVHYVSPSVWAWRPERIQRIARAVSKVLCLFPMEPPLYSKAGVPVSYVGHPLASEIPLTTDKEAMREQLALPKNAPIFALLPGSRLSELDFMAPIYIETARLLLKKFPEAQFVVPLATRATRDRFDAILTRMKAWELPIRKLFGHAQMAVIASDVVLVTSGTATLEVALCKRPMVISYKLSTLTYWMVKHKLRLPYVGLPNILCERLVVPELLQKNARPEKLAAELERIYQDKDYQEELSVLFDELQLRLRMDTSGQAAQDVLQLAL, from the coding sequence ATGCCAGAGATCACTCATAACTACGAAAAGACCCTGCGCGTCGCGATGGTTGCCGGCGAGGCATCCGGGGACCAGCTGGGCGCGCAGTTGATGGAGGCCATGATCCGCCGCTATCCGCGGATCGAATTTTTCGGGATTGGCGGTCCGCAGATGGAGGCAAGGGGGATGCGCTCCATGGTGCCGCAGGAAAGGCTGGCGGTGATGGGCTATGCCGATGTGCTCAAGCGGCTGCCCGAGCTGCTGCGCATCCGGCGCGATCTGCGCAATTTCCTGATCAAGTCGCGGCCGGATGTCTTCGTCGGCATTGATGCGCCGGACTTCAATCTGGCGCTGGAGACCAAGCTCAAGCAGGCCGGCATTCCGACCGTGCACTATGTGAGCCCTTCGGTCTGGGCCTGGCGCCCCGAGCGCATCCAGCGTATTGCGCGGGCGGTCAGCAAGGTGTTGTGCCTGTTCCCGATGGAGCCGCCGCTGTATAGCAAGGCTGGTGTGCCGGTCTCCTATGTCGGGCATCCGCTGGCCAGTGAAATTCCGCTGACCACCGACAAGGAAGCGATGCGTGAGCAGCTCGCCCTGCCGAAGAACGCACCGATTTTTGCCCTGTTGCCCGGCAGTCGCCTGAGCGAACTGGACTTCATGGCCCCGATCTACATCGAAACGGCCAGGTTGCTGCTGAAGAAGTTTCCCGAGGCGCAATTTGTCGTGCCGCTGGCCACACGCGCCACGCGGGACCGCTTCGATGCCATCCTGACCCGCATGAAAGCCTGGGAGCTGCCGATCCGCAAGTTGTTCGGTCATGCCCAGATGGCCGTGATTGCCAGCGATGTGGTGCTGGTCACCAGCGGAACCGCCACGCTCGAAGTCGCCTTGTGCAAGCGGCCGATGGTCATCAGCTACAAGCTCTCCACGCTGACCTACTGGATGGTCAAGCATAAATTGCGTCTGCCGTATGTCGGCTTGCCAAACATCCTGTGTGAACGGCTGGTCGTGCCGGAGCTGCTGCAGAAAAATGCCCGGCCGGAGAAGCTGGCGGCCGAGCTGGAACGCATCTATCAGGACAAGGACTATCAGGAAGAGCTGTCCGTGCTGTTCGACGAATTGCAGCTGCGCCTGCGTATGGATACTTCCGGGCAGGCAGCGCAAGACGTGCTGCAACTGGCGCTGTGA
- the lpxA gene encoding acyl-ACP--UDP-N-acetylglucosamine O-acyltransferase, translating to MSASARIHPTALIDPAARLADDVEVGAYSIIGPNVEIGSGSRIGPHVVIEGHTRIGRNNHIFQFCSLGAQPQDKKYAGEPTRLEIGDNNTIREFCTLNTGTAQDVGVTRIGNDNWIMAYVHIAHDCQVGNHTILANNATLAGHVHLGDWVILGGFTAVHQFVIIGEHAMTAFCSAVAQDVPPFVMAHGNRAVPSGINSEGLKRRGYSPEAIRSVKNAYKTLYRQGLPYETAREQILSEAAASAELAPFTRFFALSERGIIR from the coding sequence ATGAGCGCGTCCGCACGCATTCATCCGACGGCCCTGATTGATCCGGCCGCACGCCTGGCCGATGACGTCGAAGTCGGGGCCTACAGCATCATCGGGCCGAATGTCGAGATCGGCAGCGGCAGTCGCATTGGCCCGCACGTGGTGATCGAAGGGCACACGCGGATTGGCCGCAACAACCATATCTTCCAGTTTTGTTCGCTGGGCGCCCAGCCGCAGGACAAGAAATATGCCGGTGAACCCACCCGTCTGGAGATCGGTGACAACAACACCATTCGCGAATTCTGCACGCTGAATACCGGGACGGCCCAGGATGTCGGGGTGACCCGCATTGGCAACGACAACTGGATCATGGCCTATGTGCACATCGCCCATGACTGCCAGGTCGGCAATCACACCATCCTGGCCAACAATGCCACGCTGGCCGGCCATGTGCATCTGGGTGACTGGGTGATTCTGGGCGGCTTTACTGCGGTGCATCAATTTGTCATTATTGGCGAACACGCCATGACAGCGTTCTGCAGTGCGGTGGCTCAGGATGTGCCGCCGTTCGTCATGGCGCATGGCAATCGTGCCGTTCCCTCCGGCATCAATAGCGAAGGGCTGAAGCGACGCGGCTACTCGCCAGAGGCGATTCGCAGCGTCAAGAACGCCTACAAAACGCTGTACCGGCAGGGGTTGCCGTACGAGACGGCACGTGAGCAGATTCTATCCGAGGCGGCAGCCAGCGCAGAACTGGCACCGTTTACCCGTTTCTTTGCGCTTTCGGAGCGCGGCATTATTCGTTAA
- the fabZ gene encoding 3-hydroxyacyl-ACP dehydratase FabZ, translating to MTEHAVSIDVREIMRYLPHRYPFLLIDRVVEFEADKRILGLKNVTINEPFFQGHFEHYPVMPGVLIIEALAQAAGVLAIRSAGHERKENELYFFVGIDKARFRRQVVPGDQLTLEAVQLHSKRGIAKYSAIARVGQEIACEAEIMCAQREV from the coding sequence ATGACTGAACATGCCGTTTCGATCGATGTGCGCGAAATCATGCGCTACCTGCCACATCGCTATCCGTTTCTGCTGATCGATCGCGTGGTCGAGTTCGAGGCTGACAAGCGCATCCTCGGTCTGAAGAATGTCACGATCAACGAGCCGTTCTTTCAGGGGCATTTCGAGCATTATCCGGTGATGCCGGGGGTGCTGATCATCGAGGCCCTGGCGCAGGCGGCCGGGGTGCTGGCCATTCGCAGTGCCGGCCATGAGCGCAAGGAAAACGAACTCTACTTCTTTGTCGGTATCGACAAGGCACGCTTCCGCCGTCAGGTGGTGCCGGGCGATCAGCTGACCCTTGAAGCGGTACAGTTGCACAGCAAGCGCGGCATTGCCAAGTACAGCGCCATTGCGCGCGTCGGGCAGGAAATCGCCTGCGAGGCGGAAATCATGTGTGCCCAGCGGGAGGTGTGA
- the lpxD gene encoding UDP-3-O-(3-hydroxymyristoyl)glucosamine N-acyltransferase, protein MSYTLSQIVERLGGELRGQDLAVTRVAPLEEAGPAELSFITHAKYRKQLESSAAGAIIISPRILEAVPVDRPVIVTPDPYLFFAKVATLFHPPKAAMAGIHPSAVIGEACRIAASAEIREQVSIGARVTIGERCRLMPGVVVGDDCVLGDDVVLYPNVTVYHQCLIGNRVAIHSGTVVGGDGFGLAWTGQDWFKIPQTGRVIIEDDVEVGANTTIDRGALADTVIRRGAKIDNLVQIAHNVQIGEYTAIAGCVGIAGSTRIGAYCTVGGAAMFVGHIEIADRTHIGGGTLVSKSIRQADNYASSYPLSTMKDWLSNAVHLRHLDELVQRVKQLEKEIKTIKNKDVPND, encoded by the coding sequence ATGTCCTATACCTTATCGCAAATCGTTGAGCGCCTCGGAGGCGAGCTGCGTGGCCAGGATCTGGCGGTGACGCGCGTTGCACCGCTGGAGGAGGCCGGTCCGGCAGAGCTGAGTTTCATCACGCATGCCAAGTACCGCAAGCAGCTGGAAAGCAGCGCAGCGGGGGCGATCATCATTTCGCCGCGTATTCTTGAAGCCGTGCCGGTCGATCGTCCGGTGATCGTGACGCCCGATCCTTACCTGTTTTTTGCCAAGGTGGCGACGCTGTTTCATCCGCCGAAGGCCGCGATGGCCGGTATCCACCCTTCCGCCGTCATCGGCGAGGCGTGCCGCATCGCCGCCAGCGCGGAAATCCGCGAGCAGGTCAGCATTGGCGCAAGAGTGACCATTGGCGAACGTTGTCGCCTGATGCCGGGCGTGGTCGTCGGGGACGACTGCGTGCTGGGGGATGACGTCGTTCTCTACCCCAATGTCACGGTTTACCACCAGTGCCTGATCGGTAACCGGGTCGCCATTCACTCCGGTACGGTGGTCGGTGGCGATGGCTTCGGCCTTGCCTGGACCGGACAGGACTGGTTCAAGATTCCCCAGACCGGCCGCGTGATCATCGAAGACGACGTTGAAGTCGGCGCCAATACCACCATTGACCGTGGCGCGCTGGCCGATACCGTGATCCGTCGCGGCGCCAAGATCGACAATCTGGTGCAGATCGCCCATAACGTTCAGATCGGCGAATACACGGCCATTGCCGGCTGCGTCGGCATTGCCGGCAGTACCCGTATCGGGGCCTATTGCACCGTCGGTGGTGCCGCCATGTTTGTCGGTCACATCGAGATTGCTGATCGTACCCATATTGGTGGCGGCACGCTGGTCTCCAAATCTATCCGCCAGGCGGACAACTATGCTTCATCGTACCCGTTGTCTACCATGAAAGACTGGCTGTCCAATGCCGTGCATCTGCGTCATCTCGATGAGCTGGTGCAACGGGTCAAGCAGCTGGAAAAAGAAATCAAAACCATCAAGAACAAGGACGTCCCGAATGACTGA
- a CDS encoding OmpH family outer membrane protein: MKPIKWVGLVAAMMLSWQCQADDFKLGYINIDRVYREAAPAQAIMKRLDQEFGSRREELKALQAKGKMLEAQLVKPDLPDAERKNDQRELDSVIREYNAKSASLSEDFNQRRAEEFAAFLQRANQVVRDIAEKGHYDLILQDSVYVSPKFDLTDTLLKALDK, from the coding sequence GTGAAACCGATCAAGTGGGTAGGACTCGTTGCAGCCATGATGCTGTCCTGGCAGTGTCAGGCTGATGATTTCAAGTTGGGTTATATCAACATCGATCGCGTTTATCGCGAAGCAGCGCCTGCGCAGGCCATCATGAAGCGTCTGGACCAGGAGTTCGGTTCCCGCCGGGAGGAACTGAAAGCCCTGCAGGCCAAGGGCAAGATGCTGGAGGCCCAGCTGGTCAAGCCGGATCTGCCGGACGCAGAGCGCAAGAATGATCAGCGCGAACTGGATTCGGTCATCCGGGAATACAATGCCAAATCGGCGTCGCTGAGCGAAGACTTCAATCAGCGTCGCGCCGAAGAGTTCGCTGCTTTCCTGCAGCGAGCCAACCAGGTGGTGCGCGATATCGCCGAAAAGGGGCATTACGACCTGATTCTGCAGGATTCGGTCTATGTCAGTCCGAAGTTTGATCTGACCGATACCTTGCTGAAGGCGCTGGATAAATAA
- the bamA gene encoding outer membrane protein assembly factor BamA, with the protein MKLKLVAAAVLGLSSAAWAVDPFVIKDIKVEGLQRTEAGTVFNYLPLKVGDTFTDQKASEAIKALFATGFFNDVRVESSNGIVMVEVAERPVIAQLTITGSKEFDKEQLKKALKENGLAESRVFDQGLLDGAVQELKRQYYSRGKYAVEINPHISKLDRNRVSISLDITEGITAKIREIRLVGNQAFDTSTLMDQFSQTTGSWTSWISHDDQYSKQKLTGDLEKLRAFYQNQGYLEFNIDSTQVAIAADKESVYLTINLTEGKRYTLGELRLGGDLKVPEAELRSLLQVKTGQIFNREKVNETVTALTDRLGRDGYAFANVNVVPELDREHDIANLTFFVDPGRRTYVRRINISGNTKSRDEVIRREMRQLEGAYYNSANIKRSKERVDLLGYFEDINIETPAVGDVPDQVDMNLSLKERSTGSISAGIGFVQGEGLQLSAGISQSNVFGSGKTAALNISTGKVNKTLSLSFTDPYYTTDGVSLGYNVYRRQYNPDTINLSEYKTTSSGASVTAGVPVTERDRVNFTLGFDVTNITTFSNSPQQYIDYVNKHGSNSTTLSGGVSWGRDTRDSALWPTRGYTANVSFDAGLPGGNVNYYRLGHSESWFFPLSKTYTLMLGGEVGAINGYGKTSTVPFFDNYYLGGIGSVRGFDSGSMGPKDSNGYALGGTRKMVLNTELLFPFPGMRDNKSVRMSLFGDAGTLWDDKNPSVSASSGFRYSGGLALTWLSPVGPMKFSYAVPMHKQQGDKIQRLQFQLGTVF; encoded by the coding sequence ATGAAATTGAAACTCGTCGCGGCGGCCGTGTTGGGCCTGTCCTCTGCTGCCTGGGCTGTCGATCCGTTTGTCATCAAGGATATCAAGGTCGAAGGTCTGCAACGTACTGAAGCCGGCACGGTCTTCAACTATCTGCCGCTGAAGGTGGGAGATACCTTTACGGACCAGAAGGCCAGCGAGGCCATCAAGGCGCTGTTCGCCACCGGCTTCTTCAATGATGTGCGCGTCGAGTCGTCGAACGGCATCGTGATGGTGGAAGTGGCCGAGCGCCCGGTGATTGCTCAGCTCACCATTACCGGCTCCAAGGAGTTCGACAAGGAGCAGCTGAAGAAGGCGCTGAAGGAAAACGGTCTGGCCGAGTCGCGCGTGTTTGATCAGGGGCTGCTGGATGGCGCCGTGCAGGAACTCAAGCGCCAGTACTACAGCCGCGGCAAGTATGCGGTCGAGATCAATCCGCATATCAGCAAGCTGGATCGTAACCGGGTATCGATTTCGCTCGACATCACCGAAGGCATTACCGCCAAGATTCGTGAAATTCGCCTGGTCGGCAACCAGGCATTCGACACCTCGACCCTGATGGATCAGTTCTCCCAGACAACGGGCAGCTGGACCTCCTGGATCAGTCACGACGACCAGTACTCGAAACAGAAACTGACCGGAGACCTGGAAAAGCTGCGTGCTTTCTATCAGAACCAGGGTTACCTCGAATTCAATATCGACTCGACGCAGGTGGCGATTGCCGCTGACAAGGAGTCGGTCTATCTGACGATCAATCTGACCGAAGGCAAGCGCTATACACTGGGTGAGCTTCGGCTGGGCGGCGACCTCAAGGTGCCGGAGGCCGAGCTGCGCTCGCTGCTGCAGGTCAAGACCGGGCAGATTTTCAATCGCGAAAAAGTCAATGAAACCGTCACCGCGCTGACCGACCGTCTGGGGCGCGATGGCTATGCCTTTGCCAACGTCAATGTGGTGCCTGAACTGGATCGCGAGCATGACATTGCCAATCTGACGTTCTTTGTCGATCCGGGTCGTCGCACTTACGTACGCCGTATCAATATTTCCGGCAATACCAAATCTCGTGACGAGGTGATTCGCCGTGAAATGCGTCAGCTGGAAGGTGCTTACTACAACAGCGCCAACATCAAGCGCAGCAAGGAGCGCGTTGATCTGCTCGGCTATTTCGAGGACATCAACATTGAAACCCCGGCGGTCGGTGATGTGCCCGATCAGGTTGATATGAACCTGAGTCTCAAAGAGCGCTCGACTGGCAGCATCAGTGCCGGTATCGGCTTTGTTCAGGGTGAGGGTCTGCAACTGTCGGCCGGGATTTCGCAGAGCAATGTCTTCGGTTCCGGCAAGACAGCGGCATTGAATATCTCGACCGGCAAGGTCAACAAGACGCTGTCGCTGTCGTTTACCGACCCGTACTACACCACTGATGGGGTGAGCCTGGGTTATAACGTGTACCGACGCCAGTACAACCCGGACACCATCAACCTGTCGGAATACAAGACCACCAGTTCGGGGGCCAGTGTGACGGCCGGGGTGCCGGTCACCGAACGCGACCGTGTTAATTTCACGCTGGGTTTTGATGTCACCAATATCACGACCTTCAGCAATAGTCCGCAGCAGTATATTGACTATGTCAACAAGCACGGCAGCAACAGTACTACCCTGTCAGGCGGGGTGAGCTGGGGCCGTGATACGCGGGACAGCGCGCTGTGGCCGACACGTGGTTACACGGCCAATGTGTCGTTCGATGCGGGCTTGCCTGGCGGCAACGTGAACTACTATCGCCTGGGACACAGTGAGTCGTGGTTCTTCCCGCTCAGCAAGACCTATACCCTGATGCTGGGTGGGGAAGTCGGCGCCATTAACGGCTATGGCAAGACCAGCACGGTTCCGTTCTTCGATAACTACTACCTGGGCGGTATCGGATCGGTGCGCGGCTTCGACAGCGGCAGCATGGGGCCGAAAGACAGCAATGGTTACGCCCTCGGTGGTACCCGCAAGATGGTGCTCAATACCGAGCTGCTGTTCCCGTTCCCGGGCATGCGTGACAACAAGTCGGTACGCATGAGCCTGTTCGGCGATGCCGGTACCCTGTGGGATGACAAGAACCCCAGCGTGTCTGCCAGCAGCGGCTTCCGCTACTCTGGCGGTCTGGCCCTGACCTGGCTGTCGCCTGTCGGTCCGATGAAATTCAGCTATGCCGTACCGATGCACAAGCAGCAGGGCGACAAGATCCAGCGCCTGCAATTCCAGCTGGGTACCGTGTTCTAA
- the rseP gene encoding RIP metalloprotease RseP has product MITFIAFLVAIGALVTFHEFGHYLVAKLFGVKVLRFSIGFGKPLLSWRMFDTEWTICPIPLGGYVRMLDEREMAVTEAERPHSFNAQHVLKRMAIVVAGPLANLLLAFLLYWAVMVHGVVQLHPWVGTVVNGSPAASAGFVPGDRLLAVGNQAVDDWQGARLALLDQLAGRSAALDVRVQTGQGEAVRRVDVPRFAAQFAAAFESGDIGILPARYLPVVGALVEGDVAQRAGFRVGDVLQTVDGRALTDWQSWVTVIRDNPGKALNVGLLRDGKPLTLVLRPASVDSGEGFVGHAGLSPRVDAGWVRSLQFTRHFAGGEAVGAALAKTFDTSWMSVKFMGRMLAGTASVDNLSGPLVIARAAGQSAREGLVAYLEFLALISVSIGILNLLPIPVLDGGHLMYYTAELVRGRPLSERVQLLGQRVGFAMLFALMAFAMLNDISRLFGG; this is encoded by the coding sequence ATGATTACATTTATTGCCTTTCTGGTTGCCATCGGCGCCCTGGTGACCTTCCACGAATTTGGCCACTATCTCGTCGCCAAGCTGTTTGGCGTCAAGGTGCTGCGTTTCTCCATCGGTTTTGGCAAACCCCTGCTGTCCTGGCGCATGTTCGACACCGAGTGGACGATCTGCCCGATTCCGCTCGGCGGCTATGTGCGCATGCTGGACGAGCGGGAAATGGCGGTGACCGAGGCGGAGCGTCCGCACAGTTTCAATGCTCAGCATGTCCTGAAGCGAATGGCCATTGTGGTCGCGGGCCCGCTGGCCAACCTGCTGCTGGCTTTCCTGCTGTACTGGGCTGTCATGGTGCATGGCGTGGTACAGCTGCACCCCTGGGTGGGGACGGTGGTGAACGGCTCTCCCGCCGCCAGTGCCGGTTTCGTGCCGGGAGATCGCCTGCTGGCGGTGGGTAATCAGGCCGTCGATGACTGGCAGGGGGCTCGCCTGGCCCTGCTGGATCAACTGGCTGGTCGCAGTGCAGCGCTGGATGTCCGCGTGCAGACCGGGCAGGGCGAGGCGGTACGCCGGGTGGATGTACCCCGTTTTGCGGCACAGTTCGCTGCGGCGTTCGAGTCTGGCGATATCGGTATTCTGCCGGCGCGTTATCTGCCGGTGGTCGGCGCCCTCGTTGAAGGCGATGTGGCGCAGCGCGCCGGTTTCCGTGTCGGGGATGTCCTGCAAACGGTCGATGGTCGCGCGCTCACGGACTGGCAGTCGTGGGTGACGGTCATCCGCGATAATCCGGGCAAGGCACTGAATGTCGGTTTGCTGCGGGATGGCAAACCACTGACTCTGGTGTTGCGCCCTGCCTCTGTCGACAGCGGCGAAGGGTTTGTCGGCCATGCGGGACTGAGTCCGCGTGTCGATGCCGGCTGGGTCAGAAGCTTGCAGTTTACCCGGCATTTTGCCGGGGGGGAGGCTGTCGGCGCCGCACTGGCCAAAACGTTCGATACCAGCTGGATGAGCGTGAAATTCATGGGGCGCATGCTGGCGGGGACGGCTTCCGTGGATAACTTGAGCGGCCCGCTGGTCATCGCGCGTGCTGCCGGCCAGAGCGCCCGCGAAGGGCTGGTGGCCTATCTGGAGTTTCTGGCGCTGATCAGTGTCAGTATCGGGATACTTAATTTGCTTCCGATACCGGTTCTGGATGGCGGGCACTTAATGTATTATACGGCGGAGCTTGTCAGGGGGAGGCCATTGAGCGAGCGGGTGCAACTGCTCGGACAGCGTGTCGGGTTTGCGATGCTGTTTGCTCTGATGGCCTTTGCAATGCTAAACGATATCAGCCGCCTTTTTGGGGGTTAA
- the ispC gene encoding 1-deoxy-D-xylulose-5-phosphate reductoisomerase, producing MKPQGIAVLGATGSIGVNTLDVLARHPETYRVVVLTGNQQVERMLQQCRQFLPRLAIMADEASAVRLRQLLQEQGIPGIEVGHGAQALVDAVQLPEVDVVMAAIVGAAGLPSALAAAQAGKRVLLANKEALVVAGRLFMQAVTSGGATLLPVDSEHSAIFQSLPGHWCGDLDAAGVSKIILTASGGPFRTRDAATFSEITPQDACRHPNWEMGRKISVDSASLMNKGLEVIEAHWLFNAPVDRIEVVIHPQSVIHSMVQYRDGSVMAQLGSPDMRTPIACALAWPGRMDAGVPPLDFRALSALTFEQPDLARFPCLSLAFAALRTGGDAPAVLNAANEVAVAAFLDGRARFVDIPALVDAALSRLDLSASHTLAELLDKDQATRAFVLSQIGV from the coding sequence ATGAAACCTCAAGGTATTGCCGTACTTGGTGCAACGGGCAGTATTGGCGTCAATACGCTGGACGTGCTGGCTCGCCACCCTGAAACCTACCGGGTGGTGGTGCTGACCGGCAACCAGCAGGTTGAGCGTATGCTGCAGCAGTGCCGCCAGTTTCTGCCACGGCTGGCTATCATGGCCGATGAGGCCAGTGCCGTCCGGCTGCGCCAGTTGCTGCAGGAGCAGGGTATTCCGGGCATTGAGGTTGGCCATGGCGCCCAAGCGCTGGTCGATGCGGTTCAGCTGCCTGAGGTCGATGTCGTCATGGCGGCGATTGTCGGGGCAGCAGGGCTGCCCTCGGCGCTGGCTGCCGCACAGGCAGGCAAACGCGTGCTGCTGGCCAACAAGGAAGCCCTGGTGGTGGCCGGTCGCCTTTTCATGCAGGCGGTCACCTCGGGTGGCGCCACATTGCTGCCGGTCGATAGTGAGCACAGCGCCATTTTCCAGTCGTTGCCGGGGCATTGGTGCGGTGATCTGGATGCGGCCGGTGTCAGCAAGATCATTTTGACCGCCTCCGGCGGTCCCTTTCGCACCCGCGACGCGGCCACTTTCTCCGAGATCACCCCGCAGGACGCCTGCCGTCACCCCAACTGGGAGATGGGGCGCAAGATATCAGTGGACTCTGCCTCGCTGATGAACAAGGGGCTTGAGGTGATTGAGGCCCACTGGCTGTTTAATGCCCCGGTGGATCGCATCGAGGTGGTCATTCATCCGCAAAGCGTGATCCACTCGATGGTGCAGTATCGCGATGGCTCGGTGATGGCACAGCTCGGTTCGCCCGACATGCGTACCCCGATCGCCTGTGCCCTGGCCTGGCCTGGCCGGATGGATGCCGGGGTGCCGCCGCTGGATTTTCGTGCGCTCTCGGCGCTGACCTTCGAGCAGCCCGACCTGGCGCGTTTTCCCTGTCTGTCGCTGGCTTTTGCGGCCCTGCGAACCGGCGGTGACGCCCCGGCGGTGCTGAATGCCGCCAATGAGGTGGCCGTGGCCGCCTTCCTCGACGGGCGTGCCCGCTTCGTGGATATTCCGGCGCTGGTCGATGCCGCGCTGAGCCGTCTGGATCTTTCCGCCAGCCATACCCTTGCCGAGCTGCTCGACAAGGATCAGGCGACACGGGCATTTGTTTTGTCACAGATTGGGGTTTGA